From Streptomyces asiaticus, one genomic window encodes:
- a CDS encoding sugar phosphate isomerase/epimerase family protein, protein MKRAQDNPELAETLRRRRFLGVAAGATAAGLLGTGTATAAQTGTTTAASAQNGRGGPLVPRGHLGIQLYTLRDQVQSIGFAGVFEELARYGYDQVEFAGYTQGTGDITLKQLKRLMRDNGLRGIGSHVGYYSDDPKAYTFATNLTQVLDDAEALGLPHVGTASGPWRYGSTVDGWKRCAEEFNTYGAAAKARGLKFYQHNHAEEFSFATDRPDVRLYDVLLAETDPELVHLEMDIYWAYVAQYRFGRKADGSPAPFEPLNYVLRAPHRYPLFHVKDGEHDETVPDGYRMVDVGDGDIDYRRFLSAVGKTHGGRRDHHWMVEHDQPADSLTTARRSARYLRSLRCGGRG, encoded by the coding sequence GTGAAGAGGGCCCAGGACAACCCCGAACTCGCCGAGACCCTCCGCCGCCGCAGATTCCTCGGCGTCGCCGCAGGCGCCACGGCCGCCGGTCTGCTCGGCACCGGCACCGCCACGGCCGCCCAGACGGGCACCACCACCGCCGCGTCGGCCCAGAACGGCCGGGGCGGCCCGCTGGTGCCCCGCGGCCACCTCGGCATCCAGCTCTACACCCTCCGCGACCAGGTGCAGTCCATCGGCTTCGCCGGTGTCTTCGAGGAACTGGCCCGGTACGGCTACGACCAGGTGGAGTTCGCCGGCTACACCCAGGGCACCGGCGACATCACTCTCAAGCAGCTCAAGCGGCTGATGCGGGACAACGGGCTGCGCGGTATCGGCAGCCACGTCGGCTACTACTCCGACGACCCGAAGGCGTACACCTTCGCCACCAATCTCACCCAGGTGCTCGACGACGCCGAGGCGCTCGGCCTGCCGCATGTGGGCACCGCCTCCGGGCCCTGGCGCTACGGCTCCACGGTGGACGGCTGGAAGCGCTGTGCGGAGGAGTTCAACACCTACGGCGCGGCCGCCAAGGCGCGCGGGTTGAAGTTCTACCAGCACAACCACGCCGAGGAGTTCTCCTTCGCCACCGACCGGCCGGACGTCCGCCTCTACGATGTGCTGCTCGCCGAGACCGACCCCGAGCTGGTCCATCTGGAGATGGACATCTACTGGGCGTATGTGGCTCAGTACCGCTTCGGAAGGAAGGCCGACGGCTCTCCGGCGCCCTTCGAGCCGCTGAACTACGTCCTGCGGGCCCCGCACCGCTATCCGCTCTTCCACGTCAAGGACGGGGAGCACGACGAGACCGTCCCCGACGGCTACCGGATGGTGGACGTCGGGGACGGTGACATCGATTACCGCCGCTTCCTCAGCGCGGTGGGCAAGACCCATGGCGGGCGGCGTGACCACCACTGGATGGTGGAGCACGACCAGCCCGCCGATTCGCTCACCACCGCCCGCCGCTCCGCCCGCTATCTGCGGTCGCTGCGGTGCGGCGGACGGGGCTGA
- a CDS encoding nucleotide pyrophosphatase/phosphodiesterase family protein has translation MSDLSHGTGPTPLLVLDVVGLTPRLLDHMPRLRALGRSGSRAALGTVLPAVTCAAQSTFLTGTTPAEHGIVGNGWYFREMGEVLLWRQHNGLVGGDKLWDAARRAHPGYTVANICWWYAMGSDTDITVTPRPVYYADGRKEPDCYTRPPALHDELTAKLGTFPLFHFWGPGADLVSSQWIIDATRHILRTSPTDLVLTYLPHLDYDLQRYGPDDPRAHSAAAELDTALGPLLDDATARGRTVVALSEYGITRVSRPVDINRALRRAGLLEVHTQDGMEYLDPGASRAFAVADHQLAHVYVRRAEDLDATRAALSGLPGIAELLDDEGKKAHGLDHPRSGELVAVAAPDAWFTYYYWLDDARAPDFAQLVEIHRKPGYDPAELFMDPKDPYVRVRAATALARKKTGMRYRMAVVPLDPSPVRGSHGRLPDREEDGPVLLCSQPGAVSGEVAATDVKNLLLRLAGLTNATEGDTP, from the coding sequence ATGAGCGACCTGAGCCACGGGACCGGCCCCACCCCCCTGCTCGTCCTCGACGTCGTCGGGCTCACCCCACGGCTGCTGGACCACATGCCACGCCTCAGGGCGCTCGGCCGCTCCGGCTCGCGCGCCGCGCTGGGCACCGTGCTGCCCGCCGTCACCTGCGCCGCCCAGTCGACGTTCCTCACCGGCACCACCCCCGCCGAGCACGGCATCGTCGGCAACGGCTGGTACTTCCGCGAGATGGGCGAGGTGCTGCTGTGGCGGCAGCACAACGGGCTGGTCGGCGGCGACAAGCTGTGGGACGCCGCCCGCCGCGCCCACCCGGGCTACACCGTGGCCAACATCTGCTGGTGGTACGCGATGGGCTCGGACACCGACATCACCGTCACCCCGCGCCCCGTCTACTACGCCGACGGCCGCAAGGAGCCGGACTGCTACACCCGGCCGCCCGCGCTGCACGACGAGCTCACCGCGAAGCTCGGCACCTTCCCCCTCTTCCACTTCTGGGGGCCGGGCGCGGACCTGGTCTCCTCGCAGTGGATCATCGACGCCACCCGCCACATCCTGCGCACCAGCCCCACCGATCTGGTGCTGACCTACCTTCCGCATCTGGACTACGACCTCCAGCGGTACGGCCCCGACGACCCCCGCGCCCACTCCGCCGCCGCCGAACTCGACACCGCCCTCGGCCCGCTGCTCGACGACGCCACCGCCCGCGGCCGCACCGTCGTGGCGCTCTCCGAGTACGGCATCACCCGGGTCTCCCGGCCGGTGGACATCAACCGGGCGCTGCGCCGCGCCGGGCTGCTGGAGGTGCACACCCAGGACGGCATGGAGTACCTGGACCCCGGCGCCTCCCGCGCCTTCGCGGTCGCCGACCACCAGCTCGCCCATGTGTATGTGCGCCGCGCGGAAGACCTGGACGCCACCCGCGCCGCCCTGTCCGGACTGCCCGGCATCGCCGAACTCCTCGACGACGAGGGCAAGAAGGCCCACGGCCTGGACCACCCCCGGTCCGGCGAGCTGGTCGCGGTGGCCGCGCCGGACGCCTGGTTCACGTACTACTACTGGCTCGACGACGCCCGCGCCCCCGACTTCGCCCAGCTGGTGGAGATCCACCGCAAGCCCGGCTATGACCCGGCCGAGCTGTTCATGGACCCCAAGGACCCCTATGTGCGGGTGCGGGCCGCCACCGCGCTGGCCCGCAAGAAGACGGGGATGCGCTACCGCATGGCCGTCGTCCCGCTCGATCCGTCCCCGGTGCGCGGCAGCCACGGCCGCCTCCCGGACCGCGAGGAGGACGGGCCCGTCCTGCTCTGCTCCCAGCCCGGCGCGGTGAGCGGCGAAGTGGCCGCCACCGACGTCAAGAACCTGCTCCTCCGCCTCGCCGGCCTGACGAACGCAACCGAAGGAGACACCCCGTGA
- the eboE gene encoding metabolite traffic protein EboE, which produces MRFRHPDGSTVHLAYCTNVHPAEDLDGVVEQLRLHCEPVRRRLGRDRLGIGLWLARDAARTLSSDPAELRRLRTALDTRGLEVVTLNGFPYEGFGAQEVKYRVYKPDWTDPERLEHTTHLARLLAALLPDDITDGSVSTLPLAWRAPFDAEAARAARRHLTTLAQRLDAIQELTGRSVRIGLEPEPGCTVETTAQAIEALTAPGGPPLDRVGVCLDTCHLATQFEDPHTATDALTAAGVAVVKAQLSAALHAEDPGRPAVREALAAFAEPRFLHQTRTRAPEGGVTGTDDLDQALGGGLADAAPWRSHFHVPLHAPPEPPLTSTLPVLADALARLVGGPAPLTHHLEVETYTWQALPPELRPRTRDRLADGIAAELALARDLLTDLGLKELP; this is translated from the coding sequence ATGCGCTTCCGCCACCCCGACGGCTCCACCGTCCACCTCGCCTACTGCACCAATGTCCACCCCGCCGAAGACCTCGACGGCGTCGTGGAGCAGCTCCGGCTGCACTGCGAACCGGTGCGCCGCCGCCTCGGCCGCGACCGGCTCGGCATCGGCCTGTGGCTGGCCCGCGACGCCGCCCGCACCCTGAGCTCCGACCCCGCCGAACTGCGCAGGCTGCGCACCGCGCTGGACACCCGCGGCCTGGAGGTGGTCACCCTCAACGGCTTCCCGTACGAGGGGTTCGGCGCCCAGGAGGTCAAGTACCGCGTCTACAAGCCCGACTGGACCGATCCGGAGCGGCTGGAGCACACCACCCATCTGGCCCGGCTGCTGGCCGCGCTGCTTCCCGACGACATCACCGACGGCTCCGTCTCCACCCTGCCGCTCGCCTGGCGCGCCCCGTTCGACGCCGAGGCCGCCCGCGCCGCCCGCCGTCACCTGACCACCCTCGCCCAGCGGCTCGACGCCATCCAGGAGCTCACCGGCCGCTCCGTCCGCATCGGCCTGGAGCCCGAGCCCGGCTGCACGGTGGAGACCACCGCGCAGGCCATCGAGGCGCTGACCGCGCCCGGCGGCCCGCCCCTGGACCGCGTCGGCGTCTGCCTGGACACCTGCCACCTGGCGACGCAGTTCGAGGATCCGCACACGGCCACAGACGCGCTCACCGCCGCCGGGGTCGCGGTCGTCAAGGCGCAGCTGTCCGCCGCGCTGCACGCCGAGGACCCGGGGCGGCCCGCCGTACGGGAGGCCCTCGCGGCCTTCGCCGAGCCCCGCTTCCTCCACCAGACCCGCACCCGGGCCCCCGAGGGCGGCGTCACCGGCACCGACGACCTCGACCAGGCGCTCGGCGGCGGGCTTGCGGACGCCGCGCCCTGGCGGTCCCACTTCCACGTGCCCCTGCACGCCCCGCCCGAGCCCCCGCTCACCTCCACCCTCCCGGTGCTCGCCGACGCCCTGGCCCGTCTCGTCGGCGGGCCCGCCCCGCTGACCCACCACCTCGAAGTGGAGACCTACACCTGGCAGGCGCTCCCGCCCGAGCTGCGCCCGCGCACCCGCGACCGGCTCGCCGACGGCATCGCCGCCGAACTCGCCCTCGCCCGCGACCTGCTGACCGACCTCGGCCTCAAGGAGCTGCCATGA
- a CDS encoding TatD family hydrolase produces the protein MRIFDPHIHMTSRTTDDYEAMYAAGVRALVEPSFWLGQPRTSPASFYDYFDSLLGWEPFRAAQHGIAHHCTLALNPKEANDPRCAPVLDELPRYLVKDGVVAVGEIGYDSMTPAEDTALAAQLQLAADHGLPALVHTPHRDKPAGLRRTLDVVGESALPPDRVLVDHLNETTVKEAKDSGCWLGFSVYPDTKMDEERMVAILRAYGPEKVLVNSAADWGRSDPLKTRKVGDLMRAEGFSEDDVDLVLWRNPVAFYGLSGRLDLDLDAEETAATATHEGNSILRGGGAPAAAPTEW, from the coding sequence ATGCGCATCTTCGATCCCCACATCCATATGACCTCCCGCACCACCGACGACTACGAGGCCATGTACGCCGCGGGGGTGCGCGCCCTCGTCGAGCCGTCCTTCTGGCTCGGGCAGCCCCGCACCTCGCCCGCCAGCTTCTACGACTACTTCGACTCCCTCCTCGGCTGGGAGCCCTTCCGGGCCGCCCAGCACGGCATCGCCCACCACTGCACCCTCGCGCTCAACCCCAAGGAGGCCAACGACCCGCGCTGCGCCCCCGTCCTGGACGAGCTGCCGCGCTATCTCGTCAAGGACGGCGTCGTGGCCGTGGGCGAGATCGGCTACGACTCGATGACCCCCGCCGAGGACACCGCTCTCGCCGCCCAGTTGCAGCTCGCCGCCGACCACGGGCTGCCCGCCCTCGTCCACACCCCGCACCGCGACAAGCCGGCCGGGCTGCGCCGCACCCTCGACGTCGTCGGGGAGTCCGCGCTGCCCCCGGACCGCGTCCTCGTGGACCACCTCAACGAGACCACCGTCAAGGAGGCCAAGGACAGCGGCTGCTGGCTGGGCTTCTCGGTCTACCCCGACACCAAGATGGACGAGGAGCGGATGGTCGCGATCCTGCGCGCGTACGGGCCCGAGAAGGTCCTGGTCAACTCCGCCGCCGACTGGGGGAGGAGCGACCCGCTCAAGACCCGCAAGGTCGGCGACCTGATGCGTGCCGAGGGCTTCAGCGAGGACGACGTCGACCTGGTGCTGTGGCGCAACCCGGTCGCGTTCTACGGGCTCAGCGGCCGTCTGGACCTGGACCTCGACGCCGAGGAGACCGCGGCCACCGCCACCCACGAGGGCAACTCCATCCTGCGCGGCGGTGGCGCCCCCGCCGCCGCGCCGACGGAATGGTGA